From Candidatus Thermoplasmatota archaeon, one genomic window encodes:
- a CDS encoding DUF296 domain-containing protein has product MQTKEKNNLIFVRLFPDEKLHEKLVEACKKHRVKTSVIISGIGQLKKFELGYFREKNVYIKEKFDKPYELLSLNGTICKQKDDYLVHLHTCLSDENKKTIGGHLFEGIVEVTNEIILMKSDIEIIRRLEEKTGLKGMFLE; this is encoded by the coding sequence ATGCAGACAAAAGAAAAAAACAACCTAATTTTCGTTCGTCTCTTCCCAGATGAAAAACTGCATGAAAAACTTGTAGAAGCATGCAAAAAACATAGGGTTAAAACATCTGTGATAATTTCAGGTATAGGTCAACTTAAAAAATTTGAATTAGGTTATTTCAGAGAAAAAAACGTATATATAAAAGAAAAATTTGACAAACCATATGAACTTTTATCTTTGAATGGAACTATATGCAAACAAAAAGATGACTATTTAGTTCATCTGCATACTTGTCTGAGTGATGAAAACAAAAAAACAATTGGTGGTCATCTCTTTGAGGGAATTGTAGAGGTCACAAATGAGATAATCCTAATGAAAAGTGATATTGAGATCATTAGAAGACTTGAAGAAAAAACTGGTCTCAAAGGCATGTTTCTAGAGTAA
- a CDS encoding TrkH family potassium uptake protein: MGDLRTVLRDLGNILMTVGAITLFALAAPIYFNEGTGVGVIFLTSAVFFLVGLPLHFIFKKAEQADFKTAMVTAALSWLLIPVVSTIPFLLIVKTDFLSAFFECMSGWTGTGLTMFSKPSLLPYTLQFWRTYMQWVGGVGVIILTLAILARPGVGSYSLYKSEGREQRTHPSIIKTVRTMWWIFALYTVIGVTLLIVVGMVTTGGMNPWQSLNHGMTALATGGFSVTDDSMMGIGTTSQIVLVALMIIGAISFTAHFNLLKGSVKKFLSDTQLHAMVVLLIFGVLLLTFINLNTPSLHYGKNFLLALKESGFQFVSALTCTGFSSADIANWAESAKLILAMAMIVGGAAGSTAGGIKLFRAILLSKGVSWRIKRSISSPRRVFVHKFGGKPLSKEEVIDFIDEAAIISFMWVILLMAGVIVISLVLPQETLGNVFLEVSSAQGNVGLSTGITSKLNDVNYMQYPIMSAVGKVMLIFNMWIGRLEIIPVVVLVRSFFGLRRNIL; this comes from the coding sequence ATGGGTGATCTGCGGACTGTTCTCAGAGATTTGGGTAATATACTCATGACTGTGGGTGCTATAACTCTTTTTGCTTTAGCTGCGCCTATTTATTTCAACGAGGGAACTGGTGTTGGTGTTATTTTTCTTACCTCTGCTGTGTTTTTTTTAGTTGGTTTGCCTCTTCATTTTATTTTTAAAAAAGCTGAACAAGCTGATTTTAAGACAGCTATGGTTACAGCTGCTTTGAGTTGGTTGCTTATACCAGTTGTTAGTACCATCCCGTTTCTTTTAATTGTTAAAACTGATTTTCTATCAGCCTTTTTTGAGTGTATGTCTGGTTGGACTGGCACAGGTCTCACCATGTTTAGTAAACCAAGTCTTTTACCTTATACGCTGCAGTTTTGGCGTACGTATATGCAGTGGGTTGGTGGCGTTGGTGTCATTATTTTGACTCTTGCTATTCTTGCTAGACCTGGTGTTGGTTCCTATAGTTTATATAAATCTGAGGGTAGAGAACAAAGGACGCATCCATCTATTATAAAAACTGTTAGAACGATGTGGTGGATATTTGCTTTATATACAGTAATTGGTGTAACTCTCTTAATTGTTGTTGGGATGGTTACGACTGGTGGTATGAACCCTTGGCAGTCGCTTAACCATGGTATGACTGCTTTAGCTACAGGTGGTTTTTCTGTTACCGATGACAGCATGATGGGTATTGGAACAACTAGTCAAATTGTTTTAGTTGCTTTGATGATAATAGGGGCAATTTCCTTTACAGCACACTTCAATCTACTAAAAGGTAGTGTAAAAAAGTTTCTCTCTGACACCCAGTTGCATGCTATGGTTGTTTTGTTGATATTTGGTGTGTTGTTGCTCACATTCATAAACCTTAATACTCCATCGCTTCATTACGGAAAAAACTTCCTTTTGGCTTTAAAAGAATCAGGTTTCCAATTCGTATCTGCTTTAACATGCACAGGTTTTAGTTCAGCTGATATAGCTAATTGGGCTGAGTCTGCAAAACTGATATTAGCTATGGCTATGATAGTAGGTGGTGCAGCTGGTTCAACAGCTGGTGGAATAAAACTGTTCAGAGCTATACTTCTCAGCAAGGGTGTTAGCTGGAGGATAAAACGCTCGATATCATCCCCTCGGAGGGTTTTTGTACATAAATTTGGTGGTAAACCATTATCAAAAGAAGAGGTTATTGATTTCATAGATGAAGCAGCCATAATCTCTTTTATGTGGGTTATATTACTCATGGCAGGTGTAATCGTTATATCACTGGTTTTGCCACAGGAGACACTTGGTAATGTGTTCCTCGAAGTATCATCTGCTCAGGGAAACGTGGGTTTATCAACTGGGATAACTAGTAAGTTGAACGATGTTAATTATATGCAATACCCTATTATGTCAGCTGTTGGAAAAGTTATGCTTATTTTTAACATGTGGATAGGCAGACTTGAGATAATACCTGTTGTTGTCCTAGTTAGATCATTTTTTGGTCTAAGAAGAAACATACTATAA